Within Candidatus Polarisedimenticolia bacterium, the genomic segment GCGGCCGCGGGGACGGGTGGCACCCGGCCTCCCGAGTCGATCGCCGCGCTGCCGTTCGACCTCCCCTTCGCCATGGGGCGCCTCCTGGATCGCCTGCGTCCGCGGGCCATCCTGATCCTGGAGACGGAGATCTGGCCCAATCTCCTGCGACTCGCCGCCCGGCGCGGGGTTCCGGTCGTCCTCGTGAACGGTCGCATCTCGCCGCGCGCCTATCCGCGCTACCGCCTCGTCCGGCCCCTCCTCCACAGGGCGCTTCCCGGAGTGAGCCTCTTCGGCATGCAGTCGCGCGAGGACGGAGATCGGATCGTCAGCCTCGGGGCGGACGGGCGGCGGGTGCGCGTCACCGGCAACCTGAAATTCGATCTCGATCCTCCTGCGGCCGACAGGCAGGCTGTGCGCCTGCGGCTGGGGCTCGAGGACGGAGAGCCGCTGTTCGTGGCCGGCAGCACCGCCGCGGGCGAGGAACGGCCGGTGCTTCATGCGTTCGCGCTCCTGCGCCGGTCCCACCCCTCGGCGCGCCTCGTCCTGGCGCCGCGTCATCCGGAGAACTTCGCCGCAGCGGAGCGCCTGGCCCGCGAGGCCGGGCACACCGTCCTGCTCTGGAGCCGCCTCGCGGCGGACGGACCCGGGGCCCCGGCCGCCGGGACGGCGAGGCGGCCGCCTCCCCCGCGCTTCGACGTCCTGGTGCTCGACGCCATGGGGGTGCTCCCGGTCATCTACGCCGCCTCGGATCTCGTGTTCGTCGGCGGCAGCCTCGTGCCGCGCGGGGGCCACAACGTTCTCGAGCCGGCGGCGATCGGGCGGCCTGTCCTGTTCGGGCCGCACATGGAGAACTTCCGCGCCGCCGCCGAAGCGCTCACGGCGGCGGGGGCCGGGTTCGTGGCGCGCGACGCGGACGAGCTCGGGAGCCTCCTGCTCCGCCTGGTGTCCGACCGTGCCGGCTACGCCGTCTCCTCCACCATGGCGCGGCGGGTCGTCGAGACGAATCGCGGCGCCCTGGGCCGCACTATCGCCCTCGTCGAGGAGGTCCTGGCTCCCGCCCCGGCGCGCGGGCTCCAGGTCGCCCGGCCGTGACCGGGCCGGGCCGGCTCCTCGCCGCGCCGGCCCTGGCACCCCTGCTCTATCTTCCCGGGGTGGCCTACCGCGCGGTGGTCGGGCTGCGGAACGCGCTCTACGATTCGGGGCGCCTGGGCATCCAGCGGCTCCCGTGCCTGGTCATCAGCATCGGCAACCTGACGGTCGGCGGGACCGGCAAGTCCCCCCTGACCTCGTGCATCGCCAGTCTGCTGCGCGACTCGGGATACCGGGTCGGCGTGGTCAGCCGCGGCTATCGCCGGAAATCGTCGGTGGATCCCCTGCTGGTCTCCGACGGCCGCGCGCTTCTCGCTGATGCGCAGAGCGCAGGGGACGAGCCGTACCTGATCGCCCGGGACAATCCGGCCGTGCAGGTCGCGGTCGGCGCCGATCGGGTGCGGGCGGCGCGCCTCCTGCTCCGCGCCGCGTCCCCCGAGGTGATCGTCCTCGACGACGCGTTCCAGCACCGCCGGCTGGCGCGCGATCTCGACCTCGTGCTCGTGGACGGCCGCGACCCTTGGGGCAATGGTAGAATGCTGCCGAGCGGCCCGCTGCGCGAGCCGCTCTCGTCGATTGCGCGCGCCCATGCCTGCATCCTGACTCGATCGGACGGACAGTGTCCCTCGAGCCTGGCCTCCGCCCTGGCGCGATACAAACCGGATGCGGCCCTGTTCCACTGCAGGATGGAGCCGCGTGCGTTCGTCCGATCGGAGGGAGAGACGATCGGCCTCGCCGCGCTGAAGGGGTTTTCGGTCTATGCGTTCTCCGGGATTGCCCGGCCGGAGCGGTTCGAGGAGGACCTGCGCGGGCTCGGCCTCCGCCTGGCAGGATCGCGCCGGTTCGCCGATCACCATCCTTTCCGGCCACATGATCTGCAAGAGGTGACGATGGAGGCTCGTCGCGTCGGCGCCGAAGTGCTCGTGACCACGGAGAAGGACCTGGTGCGCATCGGAGAGGCCCCGGACGCCTCACCTCCCCTCTATGCCCTGGCGATCCGGGTGTCGTTCCGCCCGGGCCGGGACCTGCAGCCCTGGCTCCTGGATCGTCTCGCGGCTCTCCGCCCGGACCGGGGGCATTGACGTGCGCACCGAAACCCGCCCCGATCCCAGAACCCCCCTGCGCCGCCTCCGCCATCTTCCACAGACCCGCGGGGTGCGGCACGCCCTGTCCTATCTTCTGTGCCGTGCGCTTCTCACCGCCCTCGGGTTCCTGCCCCGCAGGGCGGGGCTCGGAATCGGCCGCGCCTGCGGTCTTCTGTTCCACGCCGCGTCCGCCCGGCACAGGCGCATCGCCCGGGCGAACCTCGAGCGCGCCTTCGGCGGCGACCTCACCCCCCGCGAGCGGGAGCGGCTGGCCCGCGCCTCCTTCGCGCATGCCGGGATGATCATGGCGGACGCCGCCTACTTCGGGAGGATCGCGCGCCATCCCCTCGATCGCGTCGCGGTCTTCGAAGGCACGGAGCATCTCCGCGCCGCGGCGTCCGGGAAGCGCGGCGTCCTGGTGTTCTCGGGCCACTTCGGGCATTGGGAGCTGATCGGACTCCTGCAGCCCCGGCTC encodes:
- a CDS encoding glycosyltransferase N-terminal domain-containing protein produces the protein MYRLYAALLVLAWAVVLPCQMLMTFLKRASPTPLRERLGFPPDDAAAGGFWIHAVSVGEVRLALSLLASLRRRFPGVPVHLTTATATGRALAAAGTGGTRPPESIAALPFDLPFAMGRLLDRLRPRAILILETEIWPNLLRLAARRGVPVVLVNGRISPRAYPRYRLVRPLLHRALPGVSLFGMQSREDGDRIVSLGADGRRVRVTGNLKFDLDPPAADRQAVRLRLGLEDGEPLFVAGSTAAGEERPVLHAFALLRRSHPSARLVLAPRHPENFAAAERLAREAGHTVLLWSRLAADGPGAPAAGTARRPPPPRFDVLVLDAMGVLPVIYAASDLVFVGGSLVPRGGHNVLEPAAIGRPVLFGPHMENFRAAAEALTAAGAGFVARDADELGSLLLRLVSDRAGYAVSSTMARRVVETNRGALGRTIALVEEVLAPAPARGLQVARP
- the lpxK gene encoding tetraacyldisaccharide 4'-kinase; this translates as MTGPGRLLAAPALAPLLYLPGVAYRAVVGLRNALYDSGRLGIQRLPCLVISIGNLTVGGTGKSPLTSCIASLLRDSGYRVGVVSRGYRRKSSVDPLLVSDGRALLADAQSAGDEPYLIARDNPAVQVAVGADRVRAARLLLRAASPEVIVLDDAFQHRRLARDLDLVLVDGRDPWGNGRMLPSGPLREPLSSIARAHACILTRSDGQCPSSLASALARYKPDAALFHCRMEPRAFVRSEGETIGLAALKGFSVYAFSGIARPERFEEDLRGLGLRLAGSRRFADHHPFRPHDLQEVTMEARRVGAEVLVTTEKDLVRIGEAPDASPPLYALAIRVSFRPGRDLQPWLLDRLAALRPDRGH